Proteins from a single region of Flaviflexus salsibiostraticola:
- a CDS encoding ribokinase, with product MILVIGSYGTGITMRVPRIPESGETISGAQLSIGYGGKSSNQAVAARRQGASRVELITAIGDDAFGREARQLWNDEGIGFQFVKTVPEVSTMVGGIFVEPSGENRIVIAPGALEHLTVKDLESFSELFDQASVVVVCLEIPTDVVAHAIAMADERGARVVLNPAPAAPLDESVFSKADFFIPNESEFEFYSKSGYERPPGQTLIVTQGSGGVRVIDDAGEQRFAPLPQEKVVDTTGAGDTFVGTFCAAIDEGLNVSTAVKRAIVASSLSVTKNEVIPAIPEREAVDAELKNAEEGIWK from the coding sequence TTGATTCTCGTAATCGGTAGTTACGGAACCGGGATCACCATGCGCGTTCCACGGATTCCAGAAAGCGGAGAGACGATCAGCGGTGCTCAGCTCTCCATTGGCTATGGCGGCAAGAGCTCGAACCAGGCAGTTGCGGCGCGGCGCCAGGGAGCCTCCCGCGTTGAGCTGATTACGGCGATCGGTGATGACGCATTCGGCAGGGAAGCCCGCCAGCTATGGAATGACGAGGGAATCGGATTCCAGTTCGTCAAGACCGTGCCAGAGGTATCGACGATGGTTGGGGGCATCTTTGTCGAACCCTCGGGCGAGAACCGCATTGTCATTGCACCGGGCGCATTGGAGCACCTCACCGTTAAGGACCTCGAGTCCTTCAGTGAGCTATTTGATCAGGCTTCGGTTGTTGTCGTCTGTTTGGAGATCCCAACCGACGTGGTGGCTCACGCAATCGCAATGGCCGATGAGCGAGGTGCGCGGGTTGTTCTGAATCCCGCACCAGCGGCTCCTCTGGATGAATCCGTGTTTTCGAAGGCTGACTTTTTCATTCCCAACGAGTCAGAATTCGAGTTCTACTCGAAAAGCGGTTATGAACGGCCTCCGGGCCAGACCCTGATCGTCACGCAGGGATCGGGCGGAGTACGTGTCATCGACGATGCAGGCGAACAGCGCTTCGCCCCTCTTCCTCAAGAGAAGGTCGTCGACACGACCGGTGCGGGTGACACATTCGTGGGCACATTCTGCGCGGCGATCGACGAAGGACTGAACGTCAGCACTGCGGTCAAGCGAGCGATCGTCGCATCGTCGCTTTCTGTCACCAAGAACGAAGTTATTCCCGCGATACCGGAACGTGAGGCTGTCGACGCGGAGCTGAAGAACGCTGAAGAAGGAATTTGGAAATGA
- a CDS encoding substrate-binding domain-containing protein, with protein MTTTTKNWPARRIVGAAVTAFALALTGAACSTDAETAEAGNGSEDADSNGFVLADRIREKVENGEELVIKLSYHDPSLAFASPIEAGMQRAGEELGVDVQLIGPAGGDPAAQVSELQTLITQGNIDGLAVSSASNDALKPVIQQAFDAGIPIISFNTNNPDSQQLGFVGQDLRASGVTLGEELLELLGDVSGDVVVVSVDTGAGWHNDRFEGFKSALEDSGNNIVGPVNTGNEPTGAYNTIESTMAGNGDAVAIASMDCCSFTAAGTWVKQHGKTGEIALVGFDLQSQTIDNVNEGVAAFTISQAPEEQGFQAVKVLRDFIVDGKEIEDVDTGADIFTIDNIAEAPAEG; from the coding sequence ATGACAACGACAACGAAGAATTGGCCCGCACGTAGGATCGTTGGCGCCGCTGTGACAGCGTTCGCTCTGGCACTGACTGGCGCGGCATGCAGTACAGATGCCGAAACCGCTGAGGCCGGCAACGGCAGTGAAGACGCGGACAGCAACGGGTTCGTGCTCGCAGATAGAATTCGGGAGAAGGTCGAGAACGGCGAAGAGCTCGTAATCAAACTCTCTTACCACGACCCCTCCCTGGCGTTTGCCTCGCCCATCGAAGCGGGCATGCAGCGCGCAGGCGAAGAGCTCGGCGTTGACGTACAGCTGATCGGACCCGCTGGTGGTGACCCTGCGGCGCAGGTCTCTGAACTCCAGACCCTGATTACGCAGGGAAACATCGACGGTCTCGCTGTGTCCTCTGCATCGAACGATGCCCTTAAGCCCGTGATCCAGCAGGCGTTTGACGCAGGCATTCCGATCATCTCCTTCAATACCAACAATCCTGACTCGCAGCAGCTTGGGTTCGTGGGACAGGACCTGCGTGCTTCTGGTGTGACCCTGGGAGAGGAACTGCTCGAGCTTCTCGGAGACGTTAGCGGGGACGTCGTTGTCGTTTCTGTAGACACTGGTGCCGGGTGGCATAACGATCGTTTCGAGGGCTTCAAGTCCGCTCTAGAAGATTCCGGAAACAACATCGTCGGTCCGGTCAATACCGGCAATGAGCCCACTGGTGCCTACAACACTATCGAGTCGACCATGGCTGGAAATGGCGACGCCGTGGCCATTGCCTCGATGGATTGCTGTTCGTTCACTGCAGCAGGCACCTGGGTTAAGCAGCATGGTAAGACAGGCGAGATCGCTCTTGTCGGGTTCGACCTCCAGTCGCAGACCATTGACAACGTCAATGAGGGTGTCGCAGCCTTTACAATCAGCCAGGCGCCTGAAGAGCAGGGCTTCCAGGCCGTGAAGGTTCTCCGGGACTTCATCGTCGACGGTAAAGAGATTGAAGATGTCGATACGGGAGCTGACATCTTCACCATCGACAACATCGCCGAAGCCCCCGCTGAGGGGTAA
- a CDS encoding SGNH/GDSL hydrolase family protein, with the protein MTAVIVGDSNSLGDPQTLWVGPVSTELEWEPLYNLSAPGRGYVTPPRVCNDSPCTPFPGTVDAIAELSPEVVVTFGGVADGDTPLTEVAAQYYTDLRAALPEARIIAVAPIYSADSVPDWAPLHRASIQAAVESVGGVYVDAGQPALGDGEAMGAEAHAELAATLIAVLKP; encoded by the coding sequence ATGACGGCGGTGATTGTCGGTGACTCGAACTCGCTGGGTGACCCTCAGACCCTGTGGGTGGGGCCGGTCAGCACCGAGCTCGAGTGGGAGCCTCTGTACAACCTCTCAGCGCCTGGCAGGGGCTATGTGACGCCTCCGCGCGTGTGCAACGACTCTCCCTGCACGCCCTTCCCGGGCACAGTGGACGCCATCGCTGAACTCTCGCCTGAAGTCGTTGTCACCTTTGGGGGAGTGGCCGATGGCGATACCCCACTGACCGAAGTCGCTGCCCAGTACTACACGGATCTTCGTGCCGCGTTGCCTGAAGCCCGCATCATTGCAGTCGCTCCTATCTACAGCGCCGATTCGGTTCCGGACTGGGCGCCGCTCCATCGGGCGTCGATCCAGGCTGCTGTTGAATCCGTTGGCGGGGTGTATGTCGATGCTGGGCAGCCGGCACTCGGCGACGGCGAGGCGATGGGCGCAGAGGCGCATGCCGAGCTCGCGGCGACCCTCATCGCCGTACTCAAGCCGTAG
- a CDS encoding O-antigen ligase family protein, translated as MGVGVIGILLAFGSQASLLLLAALLVTISVVYRVRTGPSRAITLATGLVLVAFAAVTVAILGSRESWPAWLSQSDSLSSARHTLWNDALSLWKQNPLVGSGHGTFTPSSELASTTPGLEATHSLVLQVLAELGIIGLVLLAAVFAGGLLLATQTGRDRGAISGAAWTFLAIHSTIDHLEDFPVVALTAGILIGWSGRHDPLHQ; from the coding sequence ATGGGTGTAGGCGTGATCGGTATTCTCCTGGCCTTTGGTTCTCAAGCCTCGCTCCTCCTGCTCGCAGCGCTCCTAGTCACGATCAGCGTGGTCTATCGCGTGAGGACAGGACCGTCCCGCGCGATCACTTTGGCAACTGGACTTGTCCTCGTCGCATTCGCTGCCGTCACGGTTGCGATCCTAGGATCGCGGGAGTCGTGGCCGGCATGGCTCTCACAGAGCGACAGTCTCAGCAGTGCCCGACACACTCTCTGGAATGATGCCCTGTCACTCTGGAAGCAGAATCCCCTAGTGGGCAGCGGCCATGGCACCTTCACACCGTCTTCAGAGCTGGCATCGACGACCCCCGGGCTCGAGGCCACGCATTCCCTGGTTCTTCAGGTGCTCGCCGAGCTCGGGATCATCGGCTTGGTGCTGCTGGCCGCTGTCTTCGCGGGCGGTCTCCTCTTGGCGACCCAGACTGGTCGGGACAGGGGAGCGATCTCGGGGGCGGCGTGGACATTCCTTGCGATCCACTCGACCATCGACCATCTCGAAGACTTCCCGGTTGTCGCCCTGACGGCTGGAATCCTCATCGGATGGTCGGGTCGACATGATCCGCTCCATCAGTAG
- the rbsD gene encoding D-ribose pyranase — protein sequence MKNRGILNAELARAVASMGHTDIMMVVDAGFPIPNGAWRIDLAIQQDLPTHEQIIPLLASELIVEQTFVAEDVLEYNPVLNKLVQESFPAAEHSTAKHEDLLGSIAARAKVIVRTGAFNPWGNVALVSGIDAPIWFDRPGVTTPDSYKARIEAIKKEGN from the coding sequence GTGAAAAACAGAGGAATCCTCAACGCCGAATTGGCCAGGGCAGTTGCATCGATGGGGCACACCGACATCATGATGGTCGTCGATGCAGGCTTTCCGATACCGAATGGCGCGTGGCGTATAGACCTGGCGATTCAACAGGACCTCCCAACGCACGAGCAGATCATCCCGCTGCTGGCTTCAGAGCTCATAGTTGAGCAGACATTCGTTGCCGAAGACGTCCTCGAGTACAACCCAGTCCTCAACAAGCTGGTCCAGGAGTCTTTCCCGGCTGCAGAACACTCCACAGCAAAGCATGAAGATCTGCTCGGCTCCATCGCTGCCAGAGCTAAGGTCATCGTCCGCACGGGTGCTTTCAACCCCTGGGGGAACGTCGCTCTCGTCAGCGGGATTGATGCCCCCATCTGGTTCGACCGCCCGGGGGTCACAACCCCAGATTCGTACAAAGCCCGTATCGAAGCAATCAAAAAAGAAGGAAACTAG
- a CDS encoding ABC transporter permease, with the protein MTAAPELSSKDAKDAQIKNARKLDLNDKIRKFSTLAGLVALVVYGVVVVDGYATSGNILGVTQQVAQIGIMAIGMTFVLINGEIDLSVGSIYGLSAVVGGMLISNGTPWVLATLLAVAVGAACGFLNGIMTVGLAIPSFIVTLGTLSIFRGTALLVSDGTPISLSSSDENVAAFNILGQGKIAGAVPMQFLIFAIAVAIGWVLLHRSKLGYDSYAVGGSVNAAKLSGINTGRTKTMAFVLSGATAGLAGVLGLSFLSYVQGVTGSGMELIVISAVIIGGAALTGGSGTMWGTVIGVFFIGVLQNILNLQGISSFWQTVATGAVIIIAVAGDSALSRRKK; encoded by the coding sequence ATGACAGCTGCACCGGAACTCAGCTCGAAAGATGCCAAGGACGCTCAGATCAAGAACGCGAGAAAGCTCGATCTGAACGACAAGATTCGGAAGTTTTCGACCCTTGCTGGCCTTGTGGCCCTCGTTGTATACGGCGTAGTGGTCGTCGACGGTTATGCCACGAGTGGCAACATTCTTGGCGTGACGCAGCAGGTCGCCCAGATCGGCATCATGGCGATCGGCATGACCTTTGTTCTAATCAATGGCGAAATAGATCTTTCGGTTGGATCTATTTATGGCCTTTCTGCCGTCGTCGGCGGCATGCTGATCTCCAACGGCACACCGTGGGTTCTCGCCACGCTTCTCGCTGTCGCCGTCGGCGCCGCCTGTGGCTTCTTAAACGGCATTATGACTGTCGGGCTGGCGATTCCATCATTCATCGTCACGCTCGGTACTCTTTCGATCTTCCGAGGGACGGCGCTTCTCGTTTCAGATGGAACTCCGATTTCGCTCAGCTCGAGCGATGAGAACGTTGCTGCATTCAATATCCTCGGGCAGGGAAAGATTGCTGGCGCGGTCCCGATGCAGTTCCTGATCTTTGCGATCGCCGTCGCTATTGGCTGGGTGCTTCTTCACCGGTCCAAGCTCGGTTACGACAGCTACGCAGTAGGCGGCAGTGTAAACGCGGCAAAACTCTCTGGCATTAACACTGGCCGCACCAAGACCATGGCCTTCGTTCTTTCGGGCGCAACGGCCGGCCTGGCCGGTGTTCTTGGGCTGTCCTTCCTGTCATACGTTCAAGGAGTCACGGGCAGCGGCATGGAACTCATCGTCATCTCAGCCGTCATCATCGGCGGTGCAGCGCTGACCGGCGGTTCGGGAACGATGTGGGGCACGGTCATCGGCGTCTTCTTCATCGGAGTCCTGCAGAACATTCTCAACCTTCAAGGCATCAGTTCCTTCTGGCAGACCGTAGCCACAGGAGCAGTCATCATCATCGCAGTCGCCGGTGATTCAGCTCTATCTCGAAGAAAAAAATAG
- a CDS encoding sugar ABC transporter ATP-binding protein: MTSVQHAQLLLSAEKLSKQYGSFFALRDVSLNLHAGEFVAVMGENGAGKSTLMKILAGMELATSGVVRVLADETLRVAKGRDLESAVAIVPQEIDLAEDRSIAQNIYMGNEPGHRWFPSARKLNVQAAELLARIGSPLDARQRVGDLDSASKQMVLIARALARESQIVIFDEPTANLSPRESESLFEVIQSLQSDGVGILYVSHRIPEVMRLSDRIEVLRDGSHSGSWPTSSTDEGQVVNSMVGRELDLLTRLEPYSQRGTSKLSIKDLRIDGIGPINLDVYEGQVVGIAGLPDSGREELLRGIYGAEGEVSGSIGVNGAEIVKADIREAVQAGVVYLPGERRAAGIFPTMSVKSNISSLVASRYTRFGLMRSSKLAAVAEEYAKAVNVRAASLDLPITSLSGGNQQKALIARLLATEPQVMLLDEPTRGVDVGAKSEVYSVISELTRKGMAVLLSSSDLPELLGQCHQILVMFRGEIVATLEASQTTEEEIMAYATMGHAIKETA, translated from the coding sequence ATGACATCGGTCCAGCACGCACAGCTTCTGCTCTCTGCAGAGAAGCTATCGAAGCAGTACGGGTCGTTCTTCGCTCTCCGAGACGTGTCGCTTAACCTCCATGCCGGTGAGTTCGTCGCGGTGATGGGCGAGAACGGCGCAGGGAAATCGACCCTGATGAAGATCCTCGCCGGAATGGAACTCGCTACATCTGGAGTGGTTCGCGTCCTTGCGGACGAGACTCTGAGAGTGGCGAAAGGGCGTGATCTTGAGTCGGCCGTTGCAATCGTGCCCCAAGAAATCGATCTGGCTGAGGATCGTTCGATTGCGCAGAACATCTATATGGGAAATGAGCCTGGCCATAGGTGGTTCCCTTCTGCGCGGAAGCTCAACGTGCAGGCGGCCGAGCTGCTCGCCAGAATCGGCTCTCCGCTCGATGCAAGACAACGGGTTGGCGACCTGGACTCAGCCTCCAAACAGATGGTGCTGATCGCCAGAGCGCTCGCGCGTGAGTCTCAGATCGTCATCTTCGATGAACCAACCGCTAACCTTTCGCCGAGAGAATCCGAATCGCTTTTCGAGGTGATCCAGAGCCTTCAATCTGACGGAGTGGGCATTCTCTATGTGTCCCACAGGATTCCCGAGGTCATGCGATTGTCCGACAGGATCGAAGTGCTGCGTGATGGCAGTCATTCGGGAAGCTGGCCCACCAGTTCTACTGACGAGGGGCAGGTCGTGAACTCCATGGTGGGGCGAGAGCTGGATCTACTCACGAGGCTCGAGCCCTATTCGCAGAGGGGTACCAGCAAGCTTTCGATCAAAGACCTCAGGATCGATGGCATCGGACCGATCAACCTCGATGTCTATGAGGGCCAGGTGGTTGGTATTGCGGGCTTGCCGGACTCCGGTCGCGAAGAGCTCCTCCGAGGCATCTACGGTGCGGAGGGTGAGGTCAGCGGCTCCATCGGAGTCAACGGCGCGGAGATCGTCAAAGCAGACATTCGCGAGGCAGTGCAGGCCGGAGTGGTTTACCTCCCAGGTGAGCGACGCGCAGCAGGTATCTTCCCCACGATGTCTGTGAAGAGCAACATCTCATCCCTTGTTGCCAGCAGATACACCAGATTCGGGCTCATGCGCAGCTCGAAGCTGGCGGCGGTCGCGGAGGAGTATGCGAAGGCGGTCAACGTCCGCGCAGCATCTCTAGACTTGCCGATCACAAGCCTGTCGGGAGGAAACCAGCAGAAGGCTCTGATCGCTCGCCTCTTGGCAACAGAGCCTCAAGTGATGCTGTTGGATGAGCCCACCCGAGGAGTTGATGTTGGGGCGAAATCCGAAGTCTACTCGGTGATCTCGGAACTCACGAGGAAGGGTATGGCAGTCCTGCTGTCATCGTCGGACCTTCCCGAACTGCTCGGCCAGTGTCACCAAATCCTCGTGATGTTCAGAGGAGAGATCGTGGCAACGCTCGAGGCATCGCAGACAACTGAAGAAGAGATCATGGCCTACGCAACGATGGGCCACGCAATTAAGGAGACAGCGTGA
- a CDS encoding transposase produces MVVVSVATELSAVLLQIMINAPLSGDADADVDAEWDNSSPNHLAQRHGYLAQSDGFRHRPLDTWVYTVDVAIPKLKTGTFARANHGVVRAGGRSWGIVLVKAGRPA; encoded by the coding sequence ATGGTGGTCGTGAGCGTGGCTACTGAATTGAGCGCGGTCCTGCTGCAGATCATGATCAACGCCCCGCTCTCAGGCGATGCTGATGCTGATGTCGATGCGGAGTGGGACAACTCCAGTCCCAACCATCTTGCTCAGCGCCATGGCTACCTTGCTCAGAGCGATGGCTTCCGACACAGGCCCCTCGACACCTGGGTTTACACCGTCGACGTTGCTATTCCGAAGCTCAAGACGGGCACGTTTGCGAGAGCCAACCATGGCGTCGTGAGAGCCGGTGGGCGTTCTTGGGGGATTGTGTTAGTGAAAGCGGGAAGGCCCGCTTAA
- a CDS encoding dTDP-4-dehydrorhamnose 3,5-epimerase family protein — protein sequence MNEPDVRSTEIPGLLVVSSSLQETPDGWFTENWHDAKLESAGGPSFNPVQHNVTLVQRRGVTRGFHAEPWDRYVSVLSGSAFGAWVDLREGEGYGRVATQELSLGTSVFVPRGVGNAHQVLEDGTTFSYLLSEHWTPEARERTKTANLFDPALQIPWPISRDYSVLSERDLAAPYLSMPKAKSTGLGSMFRRSAVHIGRGDERGAGPYRVLFVCTANICRSAYADVVARASRARGIEFASAGTHALVGEPIDPPMGGLTAGRGEARSHRAQQLDRGLVDEADLILTMAPEHRRYILDEWPQAATKTFVIGHAAREIQSLPAGSRLGDVTKHLWQHRSTGQRDAVSDPYRRGQAAAITAAQAIDTHLESIIPALQTLVDRQG from the coding sequence GTGAACGAGCCGGATGTCAGATCGACCGAGATTCCCGGGCTGCTGGTTGTGAGCTCATCCCTCCAGGAGACACCCGATGGCTGGTTCACGGAGAACTGGCATGATGCCAAGCTGGAATCTGCCGGCGGACCGAGCTTCAATCCCGTTCAGCACAATGTCACTCTCGTTCAGCGCCGAGGCGTGACTCGAGGCTTCCATGCCGAACCCTGGGACAGGTACGTCAGCGTTCTCAGCGGCTCCGCCTTCGGTGCGTGGGTGGACCTGCGTGAGGGTGAGGGCTACGGTCGCGTGGCGACACAGGAGCTCTCGCTCGGCACCTCCGTCTTTGTTCCTCGAGGGGTGGGCAACGCACATCAGGTGCTCGAGGACGGCACGACCTTCAGCTACCTCCTCTCCGAGCATTGGACACCGGAGGCGCGCGAGCGGACAAAGACCGCCAACCTGTTCGACCCCGCACTTCAGATCCCGTGGCCGATCTCCCGAGATTATTCGGTCCTGTCAGAGCGGGACCTGGCTGCTCCTTATCTCTCCATGCCGAAGGCCAAGTCCACGGGGTTGGGTTCGATGTTCCGCAGATCTGCGGTTCACATAGGCCGCGGCGATGAACGGGGCGCTGGACCCTACCGGGTGCTCTTTGTCTGCACTGCCAACATCTGCCGCTCCGCGTACGCGGATGTTGTGGCACGAGCCAGTCGTGCCCGAGGGATCGAATTCGCCTCTGCCGGCACGCACGCGCTGGTCGGTGAACCCATTGATCCGCCAATGGGAGGTCTTACCGCGGGCAGGGGAGAGGCTCGAAGCCACCGAGCCCAGCAGCTCGATCGTGGGCTTGTCGACGAGGCGGACCTCATTCTCACCATGGCGCCAGAGCATCGCCGGTACATTCTCGATGAGTGGCCTCAGGCGGCCACGAAGACCTTTGTCATCGGCCATGCCGCACGAGAGATCCAGTCTCTTCCCGCGGGGTCGCGACTCGGTGATGTGACCAAGCATTTGTGGCAGCACAGAAGCACGGGCCAGCGCGACGCCGTTTCCGACCCCTACAGACGAGGGCAGGCCGCCGCGATCACGGCAGCGCAGGCGATCGACACCCACCTGGAGAGCATCATCCCGGCCCTGCAAACGCTGGTTGACCGGCAGGGATGA
- the istA gene encoding IS21 family transposase, producing MHDWEKIRVLAREGVPKARIAAELGISRNTVDRAVKSDQPPRYVRTRTPTKFGEYEARIRWLLEECPTMPASVIGERVGWPYSERALRQNVARIRPEYAPRRLDPADRLEWEIGDVAQCDLWFPNVDIPIGNGKTARFPVLTMILAWSKYPVALMIPSRQRPDLLLGMWDGISTFGRVPRRLLWDNEAGIGRYGKLGQEVAEFCGTLGVKLVQAKPYDPETKGVVERFNSYLETSFLPGRTFASPKDFNAQLAGWLEVIRGKKPRGKDQTRGQGLTVELEHMGALPPVDPAARWTVQTRLGRDYYIEIGANAYSVDPRWIGHRIDVTMDLSTVQVSTGGKVITTHERLWGSGGQVTDPDHVETARKLRATFQQRQGLPGYGVTVQGGDLAVYDQIFDIEVA from the coding sequence ATGCACGATTGGGAAAAGATCCGGGTGCTTGCCCGCGAGGGTGTACCGAAGGCTCGTATTGCTGCTGAGCTGGGTATCTCACGCAATACGGTGGATCGGGCGGTGAAGTCTGATCAGCCGCCGCGTTATGTCCGCACGAGGACACCGACGAAGTTTGGGGAGTATGAGGCCCGGATACGGTGGCTGCTGGAGGAGTGTCCGACGATGCCGGCCTCGGTGATCGGCGAGCGGGTGGGCTGGCCTTACTCGGAGAGGGCCTTGCGGCAGAATGTGGCACGGATCCGTCCTGAGTATGCGCCACGACGTCTCGATCCTGCGGACCGGTTGGAGTGGGAGATCGGGGATGTGGCTCAGTGTGACCTGTGGTTCCCCAATGTTGATATCCCGATCGGGAACGGCAAGACGGCACGCTTCCCTGTGCTGACGATGATCCTGGCCTGGTCAAAGTATCCCGTTGCCTTGATGATCCCGAGCCGGCAACGCCCGGACCTGCTGTTGGGCATGTGGGACGGGATCAGCACCTTTGGCAGGGTTCCTCGACGCCTATTGTGGGACAACGAGGCCGGAATCGGACGATACGGCAAGCTCGGGCAGGAAGTCGCGGAGTTCTGTGGAACCCTCGGAGTGAAGCTCGTCCAAGCCAAACCCTATGACCCGGAGACCAAGGGCGTGGTCGAACGGTTCAACTCCTACCTGGAAACCTCGTTCCTGCCCGGGCGGACGTTCGCCAGTCCCAAGGATTTCAATGCTCAACTCGCCGGCTGGCTCGAGGTGATCCGAGGGAAGAAACCACGAGGGAAAGACCAAACTCGGGGCCAGGGCCTGACCGTCGAGCTCGAGCATATGGGTGCGTTGCCGCCGGTTGATCCCGCAGCGAGGTGGACTGTGCAGACGCGGTTGGGACGTGACTACTACATCGAGATCGGCGCGAACGCCTACAGTGTTGACCCCAGGTGGATCGGGCACCGCATCGACGTCACCATGGACCTGTCGACGGTCCAAGTCAGTACGGGCGGGAAGGTCATCACGACTCATGAGCGTCTTTGGGGCAGCGGCGGTCAGGTGACCGACCCTGACCACGTGGAGACCGCTCGGAAGCTGCGTGCGACCTTTCAGCAGCGCCAGGGCCTGCCCGGCTACGGAGTGACGGTCCAGGGCGGGGACCTGGCAGTATATGACCAGATCTTTGACATCGAGGTGGCCTAA
- a CDS encoding polysaccharide biosynthesis tyrosine autokinase: protein MELQQYLKIIRDYWRSILATLFVVVAAVAGYTIMQDPTYRADATVFITVESGDTAGELSQGANYAERQVQSFVQVVSTASVLQPVIDELDLDATPASLSRSISASSPNATSLIEIAASGENSAEVTDLANAVAASLVATVDDLAPTSSDGLNLVSASVIDPATVPTTPTAPKPMTNLALAVILGLLLAFGQALLREVLDTRVRDAGDIQEVTDKPILATVGHISKNMTPSERRAHSEAYRRLRTNVTFVGLGGERKKSLVITSSLPDEGKTQTAVSLASVLAQAGETVLLIDADLRRPSVANRLQIDNELGLSDILTKRGTLADLAIPAATNLWVLPSGTVPPNPSELLGSGAMKQLLSHAEREFDYVVLDTPPVLPVTDAVVVASQAGGAIVVSRAGVTKRSQIQSTIDVLESGLASTLGLVLNDAELKSREERYGYYSGYTQGDANTENVAARHKGSVRQRS, encoded by the coding sequence ATGGAACTTCAGCAGTATCTCAAAATCATTCGGGACTACTGGCGAAGTATTCTTGCAACCCTTTTCGTCGTAGTGGCGGCCGTCGCCGGCTACACGATCATGCAGGATCCTACTTATCGGGCAGATGCAACGGTCTTCATCACGGTCGAAAGCGGTGACACTGCAGGCGAGCTCTCTCAGGGAGCCAACTATGCAGAGCGACAGGTGCAGTCCTTTGTTCAAGTCGTATCGACCGCCAGCGTACTCCAGCCCGTTATTGATGAGCTGGATCTGGATGCCACGCCAGCGTCTCTCTCGCGCAGCATCTCAGCGTCGTCTCCAAATGCGACCTCGCTCATCGAGATTGCGGCGTCTGGCGAAAACTCCGCTGAAGTCACCGATCTTGCTAATGCAGTCGCTGCTAGTCTCGTGGCAACGGTAGATGACCTGGCGCCGACCAGCTCGGATGGGTTGAACCTTGTCAGTGCCAGCGTTATCGACCCTGCGACGGTGCCGACCACGCCGACAGCCCCGAAGCCGATGACGAATCTTGCCCTGGCAGTGATCCTCGGGCTCCTGCTCGCCTTCGGCCAGGCGCTGCTACGAGAAGTACTCGATACGAGGGTTCGGGATGCAGGCGACATTCAAGAGGTAACAGACAAACCGATCCTTGCGACTGTCGGGCATATCTCGAAGAATATGACGCCGTCAGAGCGACGAGCGCATTCCGAGGCCTACCGCCGTCTACGTACGAACGTGACGTTTGTCGGTCTGGGCGGCGAAAGGAAGAAGTCCCTTGTCATCACTTCTTCGCTCCCCGATGAGGGAAAGACACAGACCGCTGTGAGCCTTGCGAGCGTACTTGCTCAGGCGGGCGAGACAGTGCTCCTGATCGACGCGGATCTGCGACGCCCCTCGGTCGCCAATCGCCTGCAGATCGACAACGAGCTCGGGCTCAGCGACATTCTGACCAAGCGTGGAACATTGGCGGATCTCGCAATTCCCGCCGCGACAAATTTGTGGGTGTTGCCTTCCGGAACGGTCCCGCCGAATCCCTCCGAGCTGCTCGGATCAGGAGCTATGAAGCAGCTGCTTTCCCACGCTGAACGCGAGTTTGACTACGTTGTTCTGGACACCCCACCTGTCCTTCCAGTGACAGACGCCGTCGTCGTCGCATCGCAGGCTGGAGGGGCTATCGTCGTGTCGCGTGCCGGGGTGACCAAGCGGTCCCAGATCCAATCGACAATTGACGTGCTGGAATCTGGACTGGCATCGACGCTCGGATTGGTCCTGAATGACGCCGAACTCAAGTCTAGGGAAGAGCGCTATGGCTACTATTCGGGATACACACAGGGCGATGCCAACACAGAGAACGTGGCAGCGCGTCATAAGGGCAGTGTCCGCCAACGCAGTTGA